AAAGATGTGATCCTCAAAGAAGAGGCCAAGGAAAAGCGCAGGAGAGAGCGCAAGAAGGAACAAAAGGCACGATCAAAATAAAACCCGCCGATACTCCGGCGGGGGAGTTTGTGTTATGGTTTGTGTCCCTTAATTTTTCTTAGGGGCAGGTTTCGGAGCAGGCACATAAACATGCTGCCGCTCAGTTGTGCGTGGATGTTGGTCAGCGTAACGTTCAGTGACGAACTGACCGTCAACGGAATCGCGATGAACAATTTTCTTTTCCAAGATGTTTCACCAAAAGGGGATGCAACATAATCCCTGGTTCGTAACACTCCCCGGCGGTGTTAGCGCACTGCTGGGGAGCCAATCAGCCCATCAAAATACAACATAGGCCAGGACTCACCGGCACAAGTACCGGCGAAACTTTTTGGTTGACAATGGAATACGAGCGGTGGGATTATATGAGTGCTTCGCTACCCCAACATATCGATTCAATTGTCTGCGACCTACTGCTAATAGGTCGCAGACTCATTTTGTACGGGATTCCTACTGAAAATCAAGCACTTTTTCTTCGCCCTGTCACGGCCCTTAAATTATCCGTCAGAGCTGCGGAGTTGCCAAGTATATTATTGCCCTTAACTCAAGTCATCCCCGGCGATGATTTTGTCATTCCGAACGGAGTGAGGAATCTGCTTTGCCGATTTCGGCGATGACGAGCGATGTCGGCGATCTCGGCGATTGGTATACCCCCACCCCTCCCTATTCATCCCAATGGTCCCAATAAACAAAGGACTTAGCCGCGGGTGATCCCAATCGCATCCCAATCAATCGGCTGAGGGTCGCTGGGGCTTTTGCCTTGGCTGAATGCTGAGTGCTGATTGCTAAATGCTTGGTTTTCAAAGACCTGTTTCCCGCCGCCTGGGCGGCCGGGGCCTTCAGCCCATGCTCGCGTCAAAGTCAATAGGGTTCAGGGCCAAATCCCCGGATTTTCGGGGCTCAGCCAAAGGCTAATGGCTAGGTGCTAAAGGCTGGTTGTTCTCTATTTTACCATCCATTCGCCCTGTGTAAAGTGCGAAGAAGGACAGCGGCGCCGAGCAGAAGGACATTGAACCGCTCAGAATTGCCCTGAACCTACAAACATGCCTCAGGATGTGTCGTCTTGAGCGCAGTGCCGCGCGAACCAATCGCGGCACGGAGTCGAAAGTTGCACCGCATCCAGTACCACGTGCCATCCCGAACCGCAACGGCGAGCCTTGGTGAGCCGGCGCAGCGTGAGGGATCTGCTCCGCGGGTCTGTGGGGTCAGTGCGTGAGTGTGTGCCACACTTCTCTTGCCAACCACCACAAGAACACGATCGTGGCCGCAGCTTCCACGGCGTACACCTTTATCAGGGTGAAAATCCGATGAGGATTGGGGAGAGGATCGGAATTACGGGAACGGGCTGCCAAGACGCAAATCTCCTTCCCGGCTGAAAGAGATTGGCGACGGCCAGATCGTTATCCTTAGCTTTGCCCCAGCCGGAGGGCACAATACATGGTGAACTAGCTGAAAAACGGGAGCTAAACAACTACTAGCAAAGTCAGAATAGCAGGGCCAAATCGGCGGTGCAAGCCAAAAATCCGACGAGGCCCCATCTTTCGGTGTATAAAATGGAAGAAGATTCACTGGGGCCGTAGCTCAGCTGGATAGAGCGAGAGTTTCCTAAACTCTAGGTCGGCGGTTCGACTCCGCCCGGCCCCTCCATTAAAGGCCTTTATCAGCAGTTGCTGACGCCTTTAATGAAAAGGAGGAATGTATGGAGATAGATGAGTATCGGGCCATTGATCCGGCCGCGTTGATCCTAAGAGGCAAAGCCTTGGAAATTTACTACCTGATTCACCATCCACATGAACCATCGATTGAAGAATTGCACCAGGCGCTTGCAAAAGCAACGCCTGAAGAACTCCAAGGTACGCTCGCACAGGCAAAAGCGTTTGTCGCTTACGCAACCGCAGTGGTAAAAGCCATCGAAACGCTGCCGAGCAAAGGAAAGGCCGCGTAAAAACCTAAACGAAGATTCCAACAGCCGAGCCGGATTTCAGGCTCGGCATTTTTGTTGGCCGGCCCCCGGACTCCGACGTTAGAGCAAGAGTTTCCTAAACTCTAGGTCGGCGGTTCGCCTCCGCCCGGCCCCTCCACTCAGCTCGTCGCCTTAGGCTCATTTCGATCTGCATGTGCCACTGTTTTTTTCGCCACGGTTTTCTTTTGCGTGGTCGTCTTCTTGGTCACAGTAAATTCTCCCTCCAGGATTTCGCCCGAGCTGAGAAGCACTGGATGTTTTGCAGGTTCAGGAAATGTCAAGCTGCTCGACAATGTTTCAAGTTCGCTAAGAACGTTCTGATCCGTGCCCTCTTTATTCTCGGTGTTCACATGGATTTCGACCTTCAAGCCTCGCTCGATCTGCCCAAAGAGGCGACGAATATCTGTCCTAACGCCATTTTCTAGTTCGGATTTTCGCCCATCCTTAGAATAGCCAGTCAGCACCAGCTTGGTTGATTCCTCAACGAGCTCATCAATACTGGTTTCGACGTGTTCCGTCAGTTCCTCCAGCGCTCGTCCTTTAAGGCCCATGTCACTCAACTTCGCCCGCATGGTCCTGATCTCTTCGAACTTCTTCCACGAGTCAAGAAACATGTCCACAACTTTGCCAATTGCCAAAATGACAGGAACGGCTGCCAAGACTGCGACTGTCGGGTCTGAAGACGATAACTGTTGTAGTACAGCGGGCTGAACTTCACCGGTCACAGCTTCGCTCACGTGCTCAACTAAGCGATTGATGAAACTCAATTCCTTGGCCAGCAAACCAATGTGATTACTGAATATGTCACGTGGAATCAAAAACGCTATATCGGCGGAGCCAGTCTCTAGGGGGGCCTCTTGGAGCTTGAGGGTTTTTAGATTTTTAATTGCTCCTCGAACAGTCTCAAGAAAGCCCGCTCTTTTCGAGGTCAGGTCTTGTACGTAGTCGCGAGCCACAGATGGAGTCATCGCGTTCGTCTGCACTGCGTTCTTGACCTTATTTGACATGGCTGGATCAAAGAAATCCCCACCACCCATAGCGTTGATATCAACAGCTTGGGTTGGCGTGATTGCGTCGCGCAACTTAGGTGCAGAAGCCTCGAGTGAGGCGAGCGCATCGGCAAGTGCTTCTTGGTGCTGCGGTTCTGCCGGTGAGCTGGTCAGATCGGTAAGCGCAGTTTCGATGGCGTCGAGGCTAGATTGTATCTGGAGTTTTTTTTCAGCAGCCTCTAACAACGACAGAAGGGCGTACAGTTTTCCAGTTGTCATCTCGTACCTATTTCGGGAGGGGGCGGCTTCATTCTAGCAGTAGGTTTTTGCAGAGGCAAACAATAATCAAAAGCTTCTTGGATTCGACATTTTCCCCCGTTATCCCTCAAAGTCGTGTCGTGGCCAGCAAGGCCGGGAGGATTTACACGCGCCTTCTCCGCCTCAAGCAAGCGCTGAGCCGGCATCCGGACCCAGCCCGTTCCAACTAACAGCGGGGCCAAGCGCGCAAACCAGGGCATTATGAGGACATCCTTTGGTCTTAACCATTCTTGTCTTTCGCCTCCGCAACAAATCCGTTTCCCCGGCGTTCTACGTATTGAAAACAGCGGTGAAATCGCCGGAATGACAGTTTTTGTCATGCTTTTCGGACCAATTATCGAACAACCGATGAAACGAAACCGGGTTTAAGGACACTAGATAGGTAAGGGAAATACCGCAGGCTACATGACGCAGGCAGCAAGACCCAACGACGGACCTGCCGATGAAGCGCAAAGAGGCTGGTACTTCCAAAAGAGCAAGCGATCTCAGGATCTGGAGGAGACTGTGGACATCATTGACGCGTTATTCGGGTGCTGGCATAGAAATACGACCTTCCCCCTGACCAGCAAGCGAGAACATCGCCATTCGGAAGCGGCTTCGCAGACGGGCACGTACGTGGTTTGCCTGGATTGCGGCAAGGAATTTGCTTACGACTGGAAGAAGATGAGGGTTCTCGGCTCCGGCACACAGCGGTCTTTCGCCAACGTGCATGCACAGTTGGAGGCCAAGGCCAGCTGAAGTTGTAAAGGGAGTCCAGGGGATGAATTTACAAGTAAAACACTTCCGGGTGGCGGATGTGGTCACGTCCGCTTTCATGGTTTATCTGTGGTACAACCCTCCTGTCCATCTCGCTCTGGCCAGGATGATGTTCTAACCGCAAAACTTTTTGAGACGGATACGTAGATGAGCACGCGGGCCCGGCAGGATTTCATTCCGGTTCTGGTTTCCTGCCGGCCGCCTCCACTGACGGCTGCTCCATCTCAATGATCTCCACCCACTCGGCTTTGCTTGTCTTCACAAACACCACTTTTCCACCCAGCAGTTCGGCGGCGGCCTGCGGCGAGAGATCGCGGTGGTAGTCAAAGAATTTCCGGTTCAACCGCTCCCAGGCTTCTGACCGGAACCACGGCGCCGCCTCATATTTGGTGGAAAATAAATATGCCACCTGGTAGCTGGTTTGTTGGAAGCTGGTTTGCTGGAAGTTGGCCCGCATCGTCCGCGCTTTGAGGACTTCTTCCGCGGTAGAGTCGCGCACCGCCACCACCTGATGCGGACGCGCCGCGTATCCCAGATAAGGTTTGGTGAGTTCGTCGGTGGCCGGCCAGGCGGTCAGCACCGTGGCATCTTTTTCGTGGTCGGCAAGAAAACGCGCCGCGCTGACGTGCAGGTTCACGTAGTCCTTGTATCGCAGATTGTCCTCCGGAGCGAACCGGTACGGCGGATCAAACAGCAGCGCCATCACAAAACAGATGATCATGATTGCCGCCGGCCATTCCCAGCGTTGCACGCGCCTCCGCAGTGTGGACATGCCGAGGATGATCACCAGCGGATAAGCGGCGAGCAGGTAGCGCGTGAGCAAGGCGCCTCCGAGCAGGGAGAACGCGACCACGTGCGCCAGCATGATCACGGCAAATTGCAGTTGCACGGGAATGGTGATGCGCGGGCGTTCTATGGATTCGCCGTCGCCGGCGGCGTCCATCACCGGGGGAAAGCGCATGGCCACCAGCGTGGCCGCGGTCAGCGCCAGCATGTTCATGGCTCCCAGCAGGTGCCACACGCGCATGGCCATTGCCAGAAGAATACGCAGCGGACTCAGGGCTTGCGTCACGTTGTACTGAAAGAATTCGGCGTTGCCCAGGAACCTGCCCGTCACATGATGGTGGTAGATCAGCCAGCAGATAAGAGGAATCGCCGGGAGCAGGTAGATCGCCGCGCGGGAAACGCGGCTTGGGCTTGTTGCGGCGGAAGCGGAGGATTTGCTTTGATCCGAAATCTTGTCCAGCACGTGGTCTTTGCGAAAAAGCTCCCATGCTCCCAAAGCCAGCGGTGTGATGATGGCCGTCTCTTTGCTCAACACGGCCAGCGAGAACGCCAGTTGGCTCATGCCCACGCGCTGCTCCATCACCAGACGGATGCCCCATAGGGTAAACGCAGCGGCAGTGAGGTCGGCGTGGGCCAGTGAGCTTTGCACAAAGAAGACCGGATACACAGCGGTCGCGATCGTGGAAGCCACCGCCACTCCGGTATTGGCGACGCGTCGCGCCAGCAGAAAAACGTTGGTGAGCGCGAAGGCCGCCAGCAAGAGCATGGCAATTCGGGCAACGGCGGGCTTCCATCCGCTCACGGAAAACCAAAACGCCAGATACGCGGCGGAGAGCGGAGGATGTCCGGTATCGAGCGTGGTGGTGGGAACCAGCGCGTGCGAATGGACCAGGTCATACGCGGCGGGAACGTAGTACCCCGCTTCATCCCAGAAGAAAGGCAGGCGCAGCAAGGGCGCGTGCAACAGGAACACGGCCACGAAGATCACGGGAAAAATCTGTAACGCAGCCGGCTGCCGGCGCTGGAGAGGGGCGCTCATGCGGCGTGCGCGGCTAGTTGATCTGGCCGGAGGGCTGGGCCAACCCGGGATCCAGTTTGATTTCGC
This region of Terriglobia bacterium genomic DNA includes:
- a CDS encoding glycosyltransferase family 39 protein; this translates as MSAPLQRRQPAALQIFPVIFVAVFLLHAPLLRLPFFWDEAGYYVPAAYDLVHSHALVPTTTLDTGHPPLSAAYLAFWFSVSGWKPAVARIAMLLLAAFALTNVFLLARRVANTGVAVASTIATAVYPVFFVQSSLAHADLTAAAFTLWGIRLVMEQRVGMSQLAFSLAVLSKETAIITPLALGAWELFRKDHVLDKISDQSKSSASAATSPSRVSRAAIYLLPAIPLICWLIYHHHVTGRFLGNAEFFQYNVTQALSPLRILLAMAMRVWHLLGAMNMLALTAATLVAMRFPPVMDAAGDGESIERPRITIPVQLQFAVIMLAHVVAFSLLGGALLTRYLLAAYPLVIILGMSTLRRRVQRWEWPAAIMIICFVMALLFDPPYRFAPEDNLRYKDYVNLHVSAARFLADHEKDATVLTAWPATDELTKPYLGYAARPHQVVAVRDSTAEEVLKARTMRANFQQTSFQQTSYQVAYLFSTKYEAAPWFRSEAWERLNRKFFDYHRDLSPQAAAELLGGKVVFVKTSKAEWVEIIEMEQPSVEAAGRKPEPE